A genome region from Microbacterium terricola includes the following:
- a CDS encoding aldose 1-epimerase family protein — protein MARTALSGIQHSLKAGGYEASIAGIGASLRRLAFDGRDLVVPFEADEVRPAFRGATLAPWPNRVVDGRYTFRGVDYQLALTEPPRLHALHGLAAWLQFEAVDKSPSHVTLAAVIEPQTSYPWRIVVSVTYELSADGLTQTVLARNESTETAPWGTGPHPYLVAGEGTVDDWMLQLPAAQVLAVTEDRLIPTALEPVDAHDAERFDWQVARTIGAAEIDHAYTELGADEAGLTVVRLTTASGSGVEMVWDDTCPWVQVHTADLPDPSKPGHRAGLAVEPMTCAPDAFNDAAYPFDTGLIEIEPGETAEASWRIAAI, from the coding sequence ATGGCCCGGACCGCGCTCTCGGGCATCCAGCACTCCCTGAAGGCCGGCGGCTATGAGGCGTCGATCGCCGGGATCGGCGCCTCCCTGCGGAGGCTCGCCTTCGACGGCCGTGACCTCGTCGTGCCCTTCGAGGCCGACGAGGTGCGTCCCGCCTTCCGCGGCGCGACGCTCGCGCCGTGGCCGAACCGCGTGGTCGACGGGCGCTACACGTTCCGGGGCGTCGACTACCAGCTCGCCCTGACCGAGCCGCCGCGCCTGCATGCGCTGCACGGCCTGGCCGCCTGGCTGCAGTTCGAGGCGGTCGACAAGAGCCCCAGCCACGTGACGCTCGCTGCGGTGATCGAGCCGCAGACGTCGTACCCGTGGCGGATCGTCGTCTCGGTCACCTACGAGCTGAGCGCCGATGGGCTGACCCAGACGGTGCTCGCGCGCAATGAGAGCACCGAGACCGCGCCGTGGGGCACCGGCCCGCACCCGTACCTCGTGGCGGGGGAGGGCACGGTCGACGACTGGATGCTGCAGCTCCCGGCCGCGCAGGTGCTGGCCGTCACCGAGGATCGCTTGATCCCGACCGCGCTCGAGCCGGTCGACGCGCACGACGCCGAGCGCTTCGACTGGCAGGTGGCCCGCACGATCGGGGCCGCGGAGATCGACCACGCGTACACGGAGCTCGGCGCGGACGAAGCGGGGCTCACCGTCGTGCGGCTGACCACGGCGTCGGGCTCAGGCGTGGAGATGGTGTGGGACGACACCTGCCCGTGGGTGCAGGTGCACACGGCCGACCTTCCGGACCCGAGCAAGCCGGGGCACCGCGCTGGGCTCGCGGTCGAGCCGATGACGTGCGCGCCCGATGCGTTCAACGACGCGGCGTACCCGTTCGACACCGGCCTGATCGAGATCGAGCCGGGCGAGACAGCCGAGGCGTCCTGGCGGATCGCCGCCATCTGA
- the araA gene encoding L-arabinose isomerase, with the protein MARTPLNSSLDGYEVWFVTGSQNLYGEETLRQVAEQSQEVVAGLNGLPVKVVWKPVLKDSDSIRRLALEVNGRDDVIGVIAWMHTFSPAKMWIAGLDALQKPLLHLHTQANVELPWQDIDFDFMNLNQAAHGDREFGYIQTRLGVARKTVVGHVSNPAVQQQIEDWQRAAAGWTAARTLKLARFGDNMRYVAVTEGDKTEAELRFGVQVNTWGVNELAEAVDAASDADVDALVEEYLAAYEVAPELLPGAERHQSLRDGAAIEVGLRSFLEEGGFGAFTTSFEDLGSLKQLPGLAVQRLMAEGYGFGAEGDWKTAILVRVANVMGSGLPGGASLMEDYTYDLVAGDEKILGAHMLEVAPSLTTAKPRLEIHPLGIGGKDDPVRLVFTADPGPALVVAMSDMRDRFRLVANVVENVEAPDLPNLPVGRAVWKPAPDFATSAGCWLAAGAAHHTVMTTAVGIEVFRDFAEIAKTELVVIDEDTTVRDFQRELRWNQAYYRLAQGI; encoded by the coding sequence ATGGCCCGCACTCCGCTCAACTCCTCCCTCGACGGCTACGAGGTCTGGTTCGTCACCGGCAGCCAGAACCTGTACGGCGAGGAGACGCTGCGCCAGGTCGCCGAGCAGTCGCAGGAGGTCGTCGCCGGCCTGAACGGCCTGCCGGTGAAGGTCGTCTGGAAGCCCGTCCTGAAGGACTCCGACTCGATCCGCCGCCTCGCCCTCGAGGTCAACGGCCGCGACGACGTCATCGGCGTGATCGCCTGGATGCACACGTTCAGCCCCGCCAAGATGTGGATCGCGGGCCTCGACGCGCTGCAGAAGCCGCTGCTGCACTTGCACACCCAGGCCAACGTCGAGCTGCCCTGGCAGGACATCGACTTCGACTTCATGAACCTCAACCAGGCCGCGCACGGCGACCGTGAGTTCGGGTACATCCAGACCCGCCTCGGCGTCGCCCGCAAGACCGTGGTCGGACATGTGTCCAACCCCGCCGTGCAGCAGCAGATCGAGGACTGGCAGCGTGCCGCCGCCGGCTGGACCGCCGCGCGCACCCTCAAGCTCGCCCGCTTCGGCGACAACATGCGCTACGTCGCCGTCACGGAGGGTGACAAGACCGAGGCCGAGCTGCGCTTCGGCGTGCAGGTGAACACCTGGGGCGTGAACGAGCTCGCCGAGGCGGTGGATGCCGCATCCGACGCCGACGTCGACGCCCTGGTCGAGGAGTACCTGGCCGCGTACGAGGTCGCCCCCGAACTGCTGCCCGGCGCCGAGCGCCACCAGTCGCTGCGCGACGGCGCCGCGATCGAGGTCGGCCTCCGCTCCTTCCTCGAGGAAGGCGGCTTCGGTGCCTTCACCACGTCGTTCGAAGACCTCGGGTCGCTGAAGCAGCTGCCCGGCCTCGCCGTGCAGCGACTGATGGCCGAGGGCTACGGCTTCGGCGCCGAGGGCGACTGGAAGACCGCGATCCTCGTGCGCGTCGCCAACGTGATGGGCTCGGGCCTGCCCGGCGGAGCGAGCCTCATGGAGGACTACACCTACGACCTGGTCGCCGGCGACGAGAAGATCCTCGGCGCCCACATGCTCGAGGTCGCCCCGTCGCTGACCACAGCGAAGCCTCGCCTGGAGATCCACCCGCTCGGCATCGGCGGCAAGGACGACCCGGTGCGCCTGGTCTTCACCGCCGACCCCGGCCCGGCGCTCGTCGTCGCCATGAGCGACATGCGCGACCGGTTCCGCCTGGTCGCCAACGTCGTCGAGAACGTCGAGGCGCCCGACCTGCCCAACCTGCCGGTCGGCCGCGCCGTCTGGAAGCCCGCGCCCGACTTCGCCACCAGCGCGGGCTGCTGGCTCGCGGCCGGCGCCGCGCACCACACCGTGATGACCACCGCCGTGGGCATCGAGGTGTTCCGCGACTTCGCCGAGATCGCCAAGACCGAGCTCGTCGTGATCGACGAGGACACCACGGTCCGCGACTTCCAGCGCGAGCTGCGCTGGAACCAGGCGTACTACCGCCTCGCCCAGGGCATCTGA
- a CDS encoding xylulokinase, whose product MTSTATPSGAPTSPDQLSAAARDAIVSGRASLGIEFGSTRIKACVIGDDPQSVLAVGSHEWENRFEGRLWTYAIDEVWSGLQAAYADLTADIERRYGVRPEAFAAIGVSAMMHGYLAFAEDDELLVPFRTWRNTNTGAAAAELTELLGTNIPLRWSIAHLHQAVLDAEPHVADVAHVTTLAGYVHWQLTGRKVLGVGDASGMFPIDPATRDYDAELVRRYDGLAAGRVPALAELLPEVLVAGRPAGELTAAGAALLDPTGALRPGIPLCPPEGDAGTGMVATNAVAPRTGNVSAGTSIFAMVVLERPLTAVHHELDLVTTPLGDLVAMVHCNNGASELGAWAGLFGRFAEAAGQPLATDAVFEALLGEAVAGDADAGGLLAYNHLAGEPIAGLDEGRPLFVRTPESRLTLGNFMRAQLYGVFGTLALGMRVLDGEGVALDRMFAHGGLFRTAGVAQRMLAAALDAPVAVGDTASEGGAWGIAVLASYLAHADELSLTDYLDDRVFGGARIDVADPDPADVAGFAAYLDRYRAGLAVEAAAVAAL is encoded by the coding sequence GTGACCAGCACCGCAACGCCGAGCGGCGCCCCGACGTCCCCCGATCAGCTCTCCGCAGCCGCCCGTGACGCGATCGTGTCAGGACGTGCGAGCCTCGGCATCGAGTTCGGATCCACGCGCATCAAGGCCTGCGTGATCGGCGACGACCCGCAGAGCGTGCTCGCCGTCGGCAGCCACGAGTGGGAGAACCGGTTCGAGGGCAGGCTCTGGACCTACGCCATCGACGAGGTCTGGTCCGGCCTCCAGGCCGCCTACGCCGACCTGACCGCCGACATCGAGCGCCGCTACGGGGTGCGCCCGGAGGCGTTCGCCGCCATCGGCGTCTCGGCGATGATGCACGGCTACCTCGCCTTCGCCGAGGACGACGAGCTGCTGGTGCCGTTCCGCACGTGGCGCAACACCAACACGGGTGCCGCGGCCGCCGAGCTCACCGAGCTGCTCGGCACGAACATCCCGCTGCGCTGGTCGATCGCGCACCTGCACCAGGCGGTGCTCGACGCCGAGCCGCACGTCGCCGACGTGGCCCACGTCACCACCCTCGCCGGCTACGTGCACTGGCAGCTGACCGGGCGCAAGGTGCTCGGCGTCGGCGACGCCTCCGGCATGTTCCCGATCGACCCGGCCACGCGCGACTACGACGCAGAGCTCGTCCGGCGCTACGACGGCCTCGCCGCCGGGCGCGTCCCCGCCCTGGCCGAACTGCTCCCCGAGGTGCTCGTCGCCGGCCGCCCGGCGGGCGAGCTCACCGCGGCCGGCGCCGCACTGCTCGACCCGACCGGCGCGCTGCGCCCCGGCATCCCGCTCTGCCCGCCCGAGGGCGACGCCGGCACCGGGATGGTCGCCACCAACGCGGTCGCCCCCCGCACCGGCAACGTGAGCGCGGGCACCAGCATCTTCGCGATGGTCGTGCTGGAACGCCCGCTCACCGCGGTCCACCACGAGCTCGACCTGGTCACCACCCCCCTCGGCGACCTCGTCGCCATGGTCCACTGCAACAACGGCGCGAGCGAGCTCGGCGCCTGGGCCGGGCTGTTCGGCCGCTTCGCCGAGGCCGCCGGTCAGCCGCTCGCCACCGACGCGGTGTTCGAGGCGCTGCTCGGTGAGGCCGTCGCCGGCGACGCCGACGCGGGCGGCCTGCTCGCGTACAACCACCTCGCCGGCGAGCCGATCGCCGGCCTCGACGAGGGTCGCCCGCTGTTCGTGCGCACCCCCGAGAGCCGCCTCACCCTCGGCAACTTCATGCGCGCCCAGCTCTACGGCGTGTTCGGCACCCTCGCGCTCGGCATGCGGGTGCTCGACGGCGAGGGCGTCGCCCTCGACCGGATGTTCGCGCACGGGGGGCTGTTCCGCACGGCAGGCGTCGCCCAGCGGATGCTGGCTGCCGCCCTCGACGCCCCGGTCGCGGTCGGCGACACCGCCTCCGAAGGTGGCGCCTGGGGCATCGCGGTGCTCGCGTCCTATCTCGCGCACGCCGACGAGCTCTCGCTGACGGACTACCTCGACGACCGTGTCTTCGGCGGTGCCCGCATCGACGTCGCCGACCCCGATCCGGCCGATGTCGCCGGGTTCGCCGCCTACCTCGACCGCTACCGCGCCGGCCTCGCCGTCGAGGCGGCGGCGGTCGCCGCCCTCTGA
- a CDS encoding LacI family DNA-binding transcriptional regulator codes for MGEMTRRVGVREVAQAAGVSTQTVSRVINAHPNIRDDTRRRVLEAMAALDYRVNNAARSLGTATTRTLGVIASDATLYGPAAAIAALETAARAEGRWIATAYADAEDAASVDAAVAHVRAQGVDGIILVAPHARTLAALTAAPLEVPLVAMHAGDGAARQRAGAALAVAHLAGLGHRRIARLGGPADWVEEAARAEGFDHAVRAHGLHVGARWAGDWSAAAGAALAPEIAAALRAPGGPTGVVVANDQMALGLIAGLRTAGVDVPGDVSIAGFDDNPDAAFYRPALTTVRLDLAGEARRCVGAVLGEAEVAASAPPVLVARASTAPAP; via the coding sequence ATGGGTGAGATGACGCGTCGCGTCGGCGTGCGCGAGGTCGCGCAGGCCGCGGGTGTGTCGACGCAGACCGTGTCCCGGGTCATCAACGCCCACCCGAACATCCGCGACGACACGCGTCGCCGCGTGCTCGAGGCGATGGCCGCGCTCGACTACCGCGTCAACAACGCCGCCCGTTCGCTCGGCACCGCGACCACCCGCACTCTCGGGGTGATCGCGTCGGATGCGACGCTGTACGGACCGGCGGCCGCCATCGCCGCCCTGGAGACAGCCGCGCGTGCAGAGGGCCGCTGGATCGCCACCGCCTACGCCGATGCCGAGGACGCCGCATCCGTCGACGCCGCGGTCGCGCACGTGCGGGCACAGGGTGTCGACGGGATCATCCTGGTCGCACCGCATGCCCGTACGCTCGCCGCGCTGACCGCAGCGCCGCTCGAGGTGCCGCTCGTCGCCATGCACGCCGGCGACGGCGCGGCCCGGCAGCGGGCGGGTGCGGCGCTCGCCGTCGCGCACCTGGCAGGACTCGGGCACCGTCGCATCGCGCGGCTGGGCGGGCCGGCGGACTGGGTCGAGGAGGCCGCCCGTGCGGAAGGGTTCGACCATGCGGTGCGCGCGCACGGCCTGCACGTCGGTGCGCGCTGGGCGGGCGACTGGAGTGCGGCTGCCGGCGCCGCCCTCGCGCCCGAGATCGCGGCCGCACTGCGGGCTCCGGGCGGACCGACCGGCGTCGTGGTGGCCAACGACCAGATGGCGCTCGGCCTCATCGCGGGCCTGCGCACTGCGGGCGTCGACGTGCCGGGCGATGTCAGCATCGCGGGGTTCGACGACAACCCCGACGCCGCGTTCTACCGCCCCGCGCTCACCACGGTGCGGCTCGACCTCGCCGGCGAGGCGCGCCGGTGCGTCGGCGCGGTGCTCGGCGAGGCGGAGGTCGCCGCATCCGCCCCTCCGGTGCTCGTGGCGCGGGCCTCGACCGCGCCCGCGCCCTGA
- a CDS encoding LacI family DNA-binding transcriptional regulator translates to MSTSEGAGRTSTLSDVAQRAGVSIATASKALNGRGDVAPATRVRVLEAAEALAFTPNAMARGLLAGRTGTVGLLTSDLEGRFMIPILMGAEDAFGAGQVNVFLCDARGDAIREQHHLKALLSRRVDGIIVVGRQTDPRPSLGQEIPVPVVYAYAPSDDPRDLSLTPDNYAGGRMAIEHLLACGRTRIAHVSGDPAYAAAQDRLAGARAALEAAGLQLVGTPMFSEWSEPWGRDAAGMLLQQHPDIDAVFCGSDQIARGVIDTARELGRTVPDDLAVIGYDNWELLATNSRPELTTIDANLQQLGRQAAQRVFDAIDGIDIGEGVHHLPVRLVIRGSTIARR, encoded by the coding sequence ATGTCGACGAGCGAGGGCGCCGGGCGCACCTCCACCCTGAGCGATGTCGCCCAGCGGGCCGGAGTCTCCATCGCCACCGCGTCCAAGGCGCTGAACGGGCGGGGCGACGTGGCCCCGGCGACCAGGGTCAGGGTGCTCGAGGCGGCGGAGGCGCTCGCCTTCACCCCCAACGCGATGGCCCGCGGACTGCTGGCGGGGCGCACCGGAACGGTCGGGCTCCTCACGAGCGACCTCGAGGGCCGCTTCATGATCCCGATCCTGATGGGTGCGGAGGATGCGTTCGGCGCGGGCCAGGTCAACGTCTTCCTGTGCGACGCCCGCGGCGACGCCATCCGTGAGCAGCATCACCTCAAGGCGCTGCTGAGCCGGCGCGTCGACGGCATCATCGTGGTCGGCCGCCAGACCGACCCCCGCCCGTCCCTCGGCCAGGAGATCCCGGTGCCGGTGGTCTACGCCTACGCGCCGTCCGACGACCCGCGCGACCTCTCGCTCACTCCCGACAACTACGCGGGCGGCCGCATGGCCATCGAGCACCTGCTCGCCTGCGGGCGCACCCGCATCGCGCACGTCTCCGGCGACCCCGCCTACGCGGCCGCGCAGGACCGCCTCGCCGGTGCCCGTGCCGCGCTGGAGGCTGCGGGACTGCAGCTGGTCGGCACGCCGATGTTCTCCGAGTGGTCGGAGCCATGGGGTCGGGACGCGGCAGGGATGCTGCTGCAGCAGCACCCAGACATCGACGCCGTCTTCTGCGGCTCCGACCAGATCGCCCGCGGCGTGATCGACACGGCCCGCGAGCTCGGGCGCACGGTGCCCGACGACCTCGCGGTGATCGGGTACGACAACTGGGAGCTGCTGGCCACCAACTCGCGGCCAGAGCTCACCACCATCGACGCCAACCTGCAGCAGCTCGGCCGGCAGGCGGCGCAGCGCGTGTTCGACGCGATCGACGGCATCGACATCGGCGAGGGCGTGCACCACCTGCCGGTGCGCCTCGTGATCCGCGGCTCGACGATCGCCCGCCGCTGA
- a CDS encoding ABC transporter substrate-binding protein has translation MTTQPRRRATARSLAAIITAGALIGGLAACAGSGETSTPAESIGPEGVDDGSTLTLWTRAPLEKQANLLVDAYNASHENQVELTVVPNDDYVAKVGAAAGSSGLPDLFAADIVYVPNWVEQGLFQDISAQIDALDYKDAINKGHLSAGTSDGKEHVLPFVLDLSMLFWNKELFEEAGLDPEKAPSTLAEFADAAKAVQALDKEGVYGTATGLNCGGCLVFTWFPSIWASGEEVLSEDGRESLLANDAAKEVYSTWNDLWESGAVLPSSQDEAGPTWTAGFTEGNVGLMYYPATLLSSTPFDAGVAGIPGVDGGASTFVGGDGIGISKDSKKSPQAWNFLNWLMSEDAQVGVLAKNNDVVSRSDFADNEFAAKDPRLVTINEVAGQGDTPVAMNFQQAFNAPGSPWLTLVRNAVLEGTDTVDADNDGITDILGQ, from the coding sequence ATGACAACGCAGCCACGCCGACGCGCCACCGCGCGATCGCTCGCGGCGATCATCACCGCCGGAGCGCTGATCGGCGGACTCGCCGCGTGCGCCGGCAGCGGTGAGACCAGCACACCGGCCGAGTCGATCGGCCCGGAGGGAGTCGACGACGGCTCGACGCTCACCCTGTGGACGCGCGCGCCGCTCGAGAAGCAGGCCAACCTGCTCGTCGACGCCTACAACGCCAGCCACGAGAACCAGGTCGAGCTGACCGTCGTCCCCAACGACGACTACGTCGCCAAGGTCGGCGCCGCCGCAGGCTCGAGCGGTCTGCCTGATCTGTTCGCCGCCGACATCGTCTACGTGCCGAACTGGGTCGAGCAGGGCCTGTTCCAGGACATCAGCGCGCAGATCGACGCACTGGACTACAAGGACGCCATCAACAAGGGCCACCTGTCGGCGGGAACCAGCGACGGCAAGGAGCACGTGCTGCCGTTCGTGCTCGACCTGTCGATGCTGTTCTGGAACAAGGAGCTGTTCGAAGAGGCCGGCCTCGACCCGGAGAAGGCGCCTTCCACCCTGGCCGAGTTCGCCGATGCGGCCAAGGCCGTCCAGGCGCTCGACAAGGAGGGCGTCTACGGCACGGCCACCGGCCTGAACTGCGGCGGCTGCCTCGTCTTCACATGGTTCCCCAGCATCTGGGCATCGGGTGAGGAGGTGCTCAGCGAGGACGGGCGCGAGTCGCTGCTCGCGAACGACGCCGCCAAGGAGGTCTACTCCACCTGGAACGACCTGTGGGAGTCGGGCGCCGTGCTTCCCAGCTCGCAGGACGAGGCGGGTCCGACCTGGACCGCGGGCTTCACCGAGGGCAATGTCGGGCTGATGTACTACCCCGCGACCCTGCTGTCGTCCACGCCCTTCGATGCGGGCGTCGCCGGCATCCCCGGTGTCGATGGCGGCGCGTCCACGTTCGTGGGTGGCGATGGCATCGGCATCTCGAAGGACTCGAAGAAGTCGCCCCAGGCGTGGAACTTCCTCAACTGGCTGATGTCGGAGGACGCTCAGGTCGGGGTGCTCGCCAAGAACAACGACGTCGTCTCGCGCTCGGACTTCGCCGACAACGAGTTCGCGGCGAAGGACCCCCGTCTGGTCACGATCAACGAGGTGGCCGGCCAGGGCGACACGCCGGTGGCGATGAACTTCCAGCAGGCGTTCAACGCTCCGGGCAGCCCGTGGCTGACACTGGTCCGCAACGCCGTGCTCGAAGGCACCGACACCGTCGACGCCGACAACGACGGCATCACCGACATCCTCGGTCAGTGA
- a CDS encoding carbohydrate ABC transporter permease: protein MSTLTPPRRSKRARRDALQGWLYASPTAIFVGFVFLLPLLLVLQMSASDWPLLAGNRGWNFPDNYVDATQHRLFWDSIWFTLKYTVVTTILLIGLGLGLALLVQESTRWKSFLRTAFLVPSALGLASASLLFYVLYSPYAGPFADLMQAWGFTFLGTPEGALWSTVFLIVWRYAGFYMLLMLVGLQSIPDEVYEAARIDGASTWQTFRTITVPLLRPTFALTIVLCVTGSLLAFEQFYILTKGGPDNSTMTIVQLIYNVAFQGQNDLGIAAALSVIVLLALVVINVFQLRAFRRTDEN from the coding sequence ATGTCGACCCTCACCCCGCCGCGCCGCTCGAAGCGCGCCCGCCGTGACGCCCTGCAGGGCTGGCTGTACGCCTCGCCCACCGCGATCTTCGTCGGCTTCGTCTTCCTGCTGCCGCTGCTGCTCGTGCTGCAGATGTCCGCCTCCGACTGGCCGCTGCTGGCCGGGAACCGCGGCTGGAACTTCCCGGACAACTACGTCGACGCGACGCAGCACCGGCTGTTCTGGGACTCGATCTGGTTCACCCTGAAGTACACCGTCGTCACGACGATCCTGCTGATCGGACTCGGCCTCGGCCTCGCACTGCTCGTCCAGGAGTCGACGAGGTGGAAGTCGTTCCTGCGCACCGCGTTCCTGGTGCCGAGCGCACTCGGGCTCGCCTCGGCATCCCTCCTCTTTTACGTGCTCTACTCCCCCTACGCGGGACCCTTCGCCGATCTCATGCAGGCGTGGGGGTTCACGTTCCTCGGCACACCGGAGGGCGCGCTGTGGTCGACGGTGTTCCTCATCGTCTGGCGGTACGCCGGCTTCTACATGCTGCTGATGCTCGTCGGGCTGCAGTCGATCCCCGACGAGGTGTACGAGGCTGCCCGCATCGACGGCGCCTCCACCTGGCAGACCTTCCGCACCATCACGGTGCCGCTGCTGAGACCTACCTTCGCGCTCACGATCGTGCTGTGCGTGACCGGATCGCTGCTCGCGTTCGAGCAGTTCTACATCCTCACCAAGGGCGGCCCGGACAACAGCACGATGACCATCGTGCAGCTCATCTACAACGTCGCGTTCCAGGGGCAGAACGACCTCGGCATCGCCGCCGCGCTGTCGGTGATCGTGCTGCTCGCGCTCGTCGTCATCAACGTCTTCCAGCTGCGCGCGTTCCGCCGCACGGATGAGAACTGA
- a CDS encoding carbohydrate ABC transporter permease, with product MTAQTVPTATDVLRVAEPRRRAGRRSPAARIVFGVPYWVLTTALAIIFLYPLIWTAVSSVGPRPGTSQVDGWGFGNYVALANYQAGIWVYLGNSAFVALLTVLLTLVVSTFGGYAFARFSFPGKNLLFLTVLAILMVPYATLLIPLYVILNMVGLSNSLVGVAIVLTMFQLPFSMFMMRISFESIPRELDEAAMVDGATTFGALRRVLIPAVKPGLITVGMFAFLAAWNDFMAPLILITDTNRMTLPLAVANLRVQVQGVIDYGATEAGVVVLALPCILLFLILQRHYVRGFMSGAFKG from the coding sequence ATGACCGCCCAGACCGTCCCCACCGCCACCGACGTGCTCCGGGTCGCGGAGCCCCGCCGCCGCGCCGGGCGGCGCTCCCCCGCCGCCCGCATCGTGTTCGGCGTGCCCTACTGGGTGCTGACCACGGCGCTCGCGATCATCTTCCTCTACCCGCTGATCTGGACCGCCGTCTCGTCGGTCGGTCCCCGACCGGGCACGAGTCAGGTCGATGGCTGGGGGTTCGGCAACTACGTCGCCCTGGCCAACTACCAGGCCGGCATCTGGGTGTACCTGGGCAACTCCGCGTTCGTCGCGCTGCTGACGGTGCTGCTCACCCTGGTCGTGTCGACCTTCGGCGGCTACGCCTTCGCGCGGTTCTCGTTCCCGGGGAAGAACCTGCTGTTCCTCACGGTGCTGGCGATCCTGATGGTCCCGTACGCGACACTCCTCATCCCCCTCTACGTGATCCTCAACATGGTCGGGCTCAGCAACTCGCTCGTCGGCGTCGCGATCGTGCTGACGATGTTCCAGCTGCCGTTCTCGATGTTCATGATGCGCATCTCGTTCGAATCGATCCCCCGCGAGCTCGACGAGGCGGCCATGGTCGACGGGGCGACGACGTTCGGCGCGCTGCGGCGCGTGCTGATCCCCGCCGTGAAGCCGGGGCTCATCACGGTCGGCATGTTCGCGTTCCTCGCGGCGTGGAACGACTTCATGGCGCCGCTGATCCTCATCACCGACACCAACCGGATGACGCTGCCCCTGGCGGTGGCGAACCTCCGCGTCCAGGTGCAGGGCGTGATCGACTACGGCGCCACCGAGGCCGGAGTCGTCGTGCTCGCGCTGCCCTGCATCCTGCTCTTCCTGATCCTCCAGCGGCACTACGTGCGCGGCTTCATGTCCGGCGCTTTCAAGGGATGA